In Phoenix dactylifera cultivar Barhee BC4 unplaced genomic scaffold, palm_55x_up_171113_PBpolish2nd_filt_p 000365F, whole genome shotgun sequence, a single genomic region encodes these proteins:
- the LOC103697563 gene encoding transmembrane protein 50 homolog codes for MDNLSPMWEIMGPGIAGAVFGAGWWFWVDAVVCSAVKVSFLHYLPEIFASLAALMFNCVNRDDVSYDYYSPYGDSEWRLKLWLFVAYVVSFVSLSAAVGLLIQDALTDKGPSVWTDVASVLQCVLVLISGLIYWICHSED; via the exons ATGGACAACTTGTCGCCGATGTGGGAGATCATGGGACCCGGCATTGCCGGCGCCGTGTTCGGGGCTGGCTGGTGGTTCTGGGTCGACGCCGTCGTCTGCAGCGCCGTCAAGGTCTCCTTCCTCCATTACCTCCCCG AAATCTTCGCGTCTCTGGCGGCTCTCATGTTCAATTGCGTCAATAGAGACGATGTCAGCTACGACTACTACTCTCCCTACGGGGACAGCGAATGGAG GTTGAAGCTCTGGCTCTTTGTTGCATATGTTGTTTCCTTTGTCTCTCTCTCTGCAGCAGTGGGCTTGCTAATACAAGATGCCCTCACAGATAAGGGCCCTTCCGTGTGGACAGATGTTGCTAGTGTCCTTCAATGTGTGCTTGTCTTGATCAG TGGGCTGATCTACTGGATTTGTCATTCGGAAGATTGA